A single window of Pristis pectinata isolate sPriPec2 chromosome 8, sPriPec2.1.pri, whole genome shotgun sequence DNA harbors:
- the polr3k gene encoding DNA-directed RNA polymerase III subunit RPC10, which translates to MLLFCPTCGNVLIVEEGQKCYRFACNTCPYVHNITRKVTNRKYPKLKEVDDVLGGAAAWENVDSTAEPCPKCEHPRAYFMQIQTRSADEPMTTFYKCCKPGCGHRWRD; encoded by the exons ATGCTGCTTTTCTGTCCGACCTGTGGGAACGTCCTGATCGTGGAGGAGGGTCAGAAGTGTTACCGGTTCGCCTGTAACACCTGCCCTTATGTCCACAACATCACCCGCAAA GTAACCAACAGAAAATATCCTAAACTGAAAGAAGTTGATGATGTATTAGGTGGTGCTGCAGCTTGGGAAAATGTTGACTCTACAGCAG AACCATGTCCCAAATGTGAACATCCTCGGGCATATTTCATGCAAATACAAACCCGATCTGCTGATGAACCTATGACTACATTTTACAAGTGCTGCAAACCAGGATGTGGACATCGGTGGCGAGATTAA